CAGCACCAGGACCGCCAATAAAATATGCGAATGCTGCCCCAAAACCTAGAATTAAGGTACCAATCAACGCATTAACCCAACTCGCTCCTTGCAATATTTCGTTACGCGCTGATGCTCTTAAGTTCAGTAAGTCATCATAATTTAACGATTTAGGTGATTTATTGACCctttcttttaatcttttatCGATCTCTTTCTCTGCAATGATAAACTGTGAATTTTGGTAAATCTTTCTTTCGTTTTGTTTCTCTAATGCAAAAATCATATCAAGTAAGTTGTTTGCATCTCTTTCTTTAATGTACGCTGTTCCAACGTTATTGATGGAACAATAACGATTTTCGCAACTAGCAAACAATGATTTCACCCTACCATCTTCAAACTTAAGTACGTAGTCCTGAATTGATAGGTTATTTCGTTCTAATGTGTCTCCCTCCGTATAAACTACTATAAGATAATTCATCAGTTCTTCACCAAAAGCTTTTTTGTACATTTCGATTGCTTTCATTTCCGACTCGCCAAACTTGTTTAAACCAACCACAAATAAAAATGCATTTGGACCAGGCGCAAGTAATGCAGTAGCCTTTGCCAGCTCTTTCTTCATGTTTTCTGCTGTGAAATTACTATCAAAAATCAATCCAGGTCCATCAACAACAATAATATTCCGACTCTTGTAGTTCTTTGTCCCAAAGCAAAATTGCAAGGTTACAGGCTGAGGCGACAGACCTGATGGAAACTTATTTTCTCCTAGAAGCGTGTTTCCAGTTGCACTTCTTCCAGCGCCGCATTTGCCAATGAGGAAAATTCTAACTTCATTATCTATTATGGTCTGAAGATCTGTAATACGAGAATtcattcaattatatttttttctacatttttttcaGTAGAATTAACTCAGAACAAGGCATTTAGACGAAaattatagctttttttttacttattaattaaatcttttaatttgaCAATAATAAACCAAACTAACGAATAACCTAGAATCTTGTAAGATAAAAATATGATTGAGTTAGATGAGCTGATTCAGACCAGTCGAGACTAAGTTTAAAGGTCAAGACTGAGTGTAGACAGGTCGATACTGGTGGAGACAGGTCGAAACTGGTAGCACATTTGTCGAGACTTTTTCAGACTGTATCACGGTTATTGAGTACTCAATTAGACTTATAAAGTAAGGTCGAGACCAAAGTCGAGTACACTTCAGTGTTTAGCTAAGTATTGTCGAGATTATGTCGAGTCTTATCAAGTAAAAATATAGTCTATTAATACTCTGAGCGGTATGTAGTGCATGTAGTGATCGGCTTATGTCATTAAAGAAAACAAGATGCAGGATGTAACTAAACAGCAGAAACCCCTTCTCTGTCAGTAGAAATTACccgcttttgaaaaaaaaatgtttaaggtATAGGCATTCATTAATAAATGAGGATATGTTAAACGAAATATTTCAAGATTTAACCCCTGGGGTTCGCTAAATTCAAATGATGGAATAATAACGTCTTGAAATAATTAATCTGCTAGGGCCGTAGAAGGCATGTTCCGTTTACGGActatataacaaaatattagCAAAATGGTGTGCATGGATGTTTTAATTGGATAATTATATGGATATAGACACGAAAGGAAATTAACTACTGGTATCATGACGTGTTCAAAGTACCTAAGCCTCAATTCCGGGTTAAAAGTGTTTGGCACCAGTCTATTTGTGatggtttgtttttttcaatttggaaACAATGTCTCTGTTTATTGTTCTTCCATCTTGAATAAGTATTTACTTTATGTACGTTTATCACGTATAGTCAAAGCTACTCAAGTTTGACGACTTGAATTGCGATGTTGTGTCATCGCGCTTCAAAGTATTTGCAAAGTTAAAAGTcctgtttattttgaaatttttttcaacaatagCTTTAGATATTATAAATATGAATACGATAGTAAGAAAACTTAATTCAGTTGAATGATGCTTAAAGATAGAAATATGTTGTCATAAaagtatatacaaatatataccagTCTTCAATCTTCTATCTTTATCATCATCTCGTATATACATCATTTGCGTTGCCGTGGTATGCCTGACaacaaattctgaaaaatatgaatattaaatttattaaccGTTAATTGTCACTTATACTGTGTTATTTCTTATTTGTATCGATCTGTTGAGGTAAAAACTTTACAACTgattgttataattttatcttAAGTTACACCACTGTTGaggtttagggggggggggtgttcgcAACGAACAAACTAACTAGTTTTACTCCACCATGATGATCGAGGAGCTTGCAATTCAGTggatgtattttttttctgtatatcatattttttttgtcgttcGTTGATTTGAATTAATTTCGTGCTGTCAGTTTtggaccttttatagctcactatgcggtataaatttaactcattgttgaaggccatactctagtttattcatttatttattttttggtctGTGGTaggcagttgtctcattggcaatgataccacatattcttattttcatattacgCATCTTTTAACTTAATTGTTGTGGCATATTTAATGAAGATAGTGTTAATTTAAACTACTGATTGGGAATCTCCTGCGTCTCTTGAACTAGACATTGATTGAAAGCAGTACGGTGCTGTTATATGATATAttagtttaaattattgttttcctGAAGATACATTATACTTATATTCCCTGTTATTGTTCTGGTTTTGGAACAGTTTACCTGCGCTGGTGAAATGAATAATAAGGTAGAAAACGAAGTTTGTGAGTAGATATATAATTTTGGAATCCAAATAGTCATGCACATTGGTTTCCTACgtattaaataacatttattcctTGTTTTTTGCCTATATTAAACAGAGTAAACGAGTAAATAGCTTTAAATATATAGTCAACTCCTTGGTCAGTTCAGTTTTATATAATCAAATTAATTGTGAACCTGAGGgagttgtatcatgtgtatccaGAATTTGGTAAAAAGCTTTACATTTATTGAAAAGTATCAGCAATTGTTCAGTCCAATTCagtctgacatttttcttataacAATTGGAGAGTTTAAATTTCATTACAATGACCGAATAactggtcggattgttgtctctttgacaatgttgtgaattagttatagtttcagtttagtattttatactcttttatttGCTTAACGTTTTACCGCCATTTTACGTAACAATAGGCCTGCAACGTCGTCACTTGCCGACGTCTCCCTTGTATATATTTAGACTCTAGTAAAGCATACGAAACATTGAAGACGCTTTCGGTTTTACTCGCCTTTACTATTGATACGTCCAAAACATTGGTGCCGTGACAAAAAGAACGATGAGTTCTAAACTCAAAGCTATTCGAGCTGGACATCGTGGTGCAGTCACGAAATTAATAAAACGAGTGAGCGGAAATTTAGAGGAGTTACTACAGGAAAACGATGTGAATGAAATTATGTCAATCAAAGAAATGATACGGAAGAAAGACACAGTTATCTCGGAACTCAACGACAATATTGTGGAGAAAATTTCGGAAGAGGATATTGAAGAAGAGATAGAAGAAGCCGACAGGtatgaatttgatatttaaatttcgtTAACAAAATTAGCAAAAGTAATCCGGGAAGCAGATAACACAACATCTACGAAACGATAACAATTAAACCCGCACGCCACAggatttacaatttaaaacaacCAAATAAACCCGACTCCAGTAAGTGGCACGCCAGCAAATAATTCAGCATCTACATTGTCAAACTCCAGTATGTACCCTAAATTACCTAGGCTTACCCTACCAAACGTTCGCAGGAAATATACTGGAATGGCAGACATTTTGGGATTCCTTTTGTGCAGCAGTACATGAAAATTTGTCCTTAAACGACGTTCAGAAATTTAACTATTTAAGGTCTCAATTGTACGGAGAAGCAAGCCAGTGCATCTCAGGATTACAAATTACAAACACAAATTGCGCTCAAGCCCTACATTTACTGAAACAAAGATTCGGTCAACCACATAAGATAGTACAAACATATATGCAGAGTTTAATCAGCCTTTCTAATCCAACGTCAAATattacacatttgaaaaaaatctacGACAGCATGGAAAACTACGTCCGTGGCCTTGAAAGTCTAGGGGAGTCTCGCGAGTCGTTCGGAAGCCTTTTAGTGCCCATAATATTGAATAAACTATCTGAAAATATACGAGAAAACATGGTACGTGCCCACGGAGGCGACCATTGGAACTTGCCGTCGTTACGGCAACTATTCAACATGAGATGTGGATTAAGGAAGCAGGTCAGTCGGTAAACGGAGATAGTATAGAGCCGAATTCCACACCCACATCAGCATTCTTTACGGGTACAAATCGCAATTACGCAAATCAGAAAGGGAAAAGAGACATAACAAAGAAGCCGTGCATCTTTTTTCATGGAGTTCACGCCCCATTATATTGTAAAAATGTTATggatatagttatcaaaggtaccaggattgtaatttagtacgccagacgcgcgtttcgtctacataagactcatcagtgacgctcatatcaaaatattcatgaagccgaacaagtacaaagttaaagagcattgaggatccaaaattccaaaaagttgtgccaaatacggctaaggtaatctatgcctgggataagaaaatccttaatttttcgaaaattcaaagttttgtaacaggaaatttattaaaatgaccacattattgatattcatgtcaacaccgaaatattgactactgggctggtgataccctcggggaaattgGAAATTGAATTATGGAAATTGAAGATCGAAAACGCATTGTTAAGGAGAAACAGGCAAATTTCAATTGCTTAGGAAATCACAGAGTTGCCGATTGCAAATCCGATAAAACGTGTAAAAATTGTAATAAACGACACCATACTAGTATTTGTTCAAAGAATGAAACACACCTGTATACCAAGTCTAAAGACAGCAGTACA
The window above is part of the Mytilus galloprovincialis chromosome 4, xbMytGall1.hap1.1, whole genome shotgun sequence genome. Proteins encoded here:
- the LOC143072193 gene encoding uncharacterized protein LOC143072193 isoform X2, whose product is MEGEDILSVQEIKRRSKTLSSDYMHIKTVKEGSIIICLDVESSAFTSLGFFLELIETLLSTVLQRNHDSNNDSTSCVIISLDFMDTNNESLVFRKPLSDRKELMGSFPQIKEERELLHEENMRRIFMYDRQEFDLCLHDIARYLNVGNSLCTLQTEHAYVSSNKRRERRNEYERPNKMAKLLIEDEGNLMAKMSNVDDMVLQTTVDNCTSPAARITPIYSDKSVPERVQIKQEPKNDSEDSEDVCDCGIFHKTFDSLQIFEQHKRKCRAEFVVRHTTATQMMYIRDDDKDRRLKTDLQTIIDNEVRIFLIGKCGAGRSATGNTLLGENKFPSGLSPQPVTLQFCFGTKNYKSRNIIVVDGPGLIFDSNFTAENMKKELAKATALLAPGPNAFLFVVGLNKFGESEMKAIEMYKKAFGEELMNYLIVVYTEGDTLERNNLSIQDYVLKFEDGRVKSLFASCENRYCSINNVGTAYIKERDANNLLDMIFALEKQNERKIYQNSQFIIAEKEIDKRLKERVNKSPKSLNYDDLLNLRASARNEILQGASWVNALIGTLILGFGAAFAYFIGGPGAVVAGAAIFSRYAAKK